In Spinacia oleracea cultivar Varoflay chromosome 5, BTI_SOV_V1, whole genome shotgun sequence, a single window of DNA contains:
- the LOC110786036 gene encoding bidirectional sugar transporter SWEET12: MDFAHFFAHLPWITIFGLLGNTISFMVFLSPIPTFYRIYKKKSTEEFQSIPYVIAFFSCILWLLYAYVKTDVLFLVTINVFGLFIETIYIAIFVVYANKKTRISTMKQIILFNVFGFGVIFFFTMFIAKTTRVRLLLLGWICLIFSLCVFVAPLGVMRKVIRTKSVEYMPFFLSFFLTISAVVWFFYGLLKHDVYIAVPNVLGFTFGIVQMILYAMYRNAKPTEKDIEVGKTTKDISTDNQIIIEEPVKPQAKTLTTPPTNDGLFAIQIPNLSMVNLHNNVIDDQPMKISGINNHTPPPISVAV; the protein is encoded by the exons atGGATTTTGCTCATTTCTTCGCACACCTTCCATGGATTACTATCTTTGGTCTCCTAG GTAACACGATTTCCTTCATGGTCTTCCTTTCTCCAAT CCCAACCTTTTACCGGATTTACAAGAAGAAATCAACAGAAGAATTCCAAAGCATTCCATATGTGATAGCCTTCTTCAGCTGCATACTTTGGCTATTGTATGCCTATGTTAAGACTGATGTGCTCTTTCTGGTCACCATCAATGTCTTCGGTCTCTTCATAGAAACCATCTATATTGCTATCTTCGTCGTCTACGCCAACAAGAAAACAAGG ATCTCGACAATGAAGCAAATCATCCTTTTCAATGTTTTCGGGTTTGGTGTTATCTTCTTCTTCACGATGTTCATTGCAAAGACAACCCGTGTTCGGTTGTTGCTCCTCGGATGGATTTGCCTCATCTTCTCATTGTGTGTCTTCGTTGCTCCCCTAGGTGTTATG AGGAAAGTCATCCGCACCAAGAGTGTTGAGTACATGCCATTCTTCCTCTCATTCTTCCTCACCATAAGTGCCGTTGTTTGGTTCTTCTACGGTCTCCTCAAACACGATGTCTACATCGCG GTACCAAATGTGCTAGGTTTCACGTTCGGAATCGTACAAATGATCCTATACGCCATGTACCGTAACGCTAAGCCAACAGAGAAAGACATTGAAGTAGGAAAGACAACCAAGGACATTTCAACCGATAATCAAATCATAATCGAAGAGCCAGTGAAACCACAGGCTAAGACACTAACTACACCTCCAACTAACGACGGACTTTTCGCCATTCAAATCCCGAACCTCAGCATGGTTAACCTTCACAACAATGTAATTGATGATCAGCCAATGAAGATTAGTGGTATAAATAACCATACTCCACCACCAATCTCGGTCGCCGTTTAA